A window of the Pseudoliparis swirei isolate HS2019 ecotype Mariana Trench chromosome 13, NWPU_hadal_v1, whole genome shotgun sequence genome harbors these coding sequences:
- the tbx21 gene encoding T-box transcription factor TBX21 has protein sequence MGGIGGNLYLSMLNGTETQTFGKNSDISSHLHRGGGGGCKDLAEFKMGIQDARFYYPDPVQGGQDALALPYHSDPAVGGYGAQPGRFYAQTLGSCPYGGVRSPPRSGAGQGYISAAGDGFPTGGKDLYSPSQENYQASFQHGFQRPPLYPLPGLQVCGKTQALLNNYPLWAKFHKFQTEMIITKQGRRMFPFLSFNISVLDPSAHYNVYVDVVLADQHHWRYQGGKWVQCGKAEGNMPGNRMYMHPDSPNTGAHWMRQEMSFSKLKLTNNKGSTNNVAQMIMLQSLHKYQPRLHIVEVKEDGSEDAVLSSKAQTFIFPELQFIAVTAYQNADITQLKIDHNPFAKGFRDNYDTLYAPPDSDRLTPSPTESQQLLPGGCFPQGYLSEQYMSPLPQSRFFGREAIAVGPQLKDPSSSPGPHSRWYLPPQQGVAANRLDFASSYDGDFSGNGFYKPFPLQTSAHHALGYYPEHPFASTSVSVSGATSAGWTTSRPTPQYPSHPTKPAPSLGWFRPISSSSSSSSSSTSPGNPRLHPPSLLESLQEKPKDTAAVPAEDPWLEPPSVKSAASADSGLFEGTKKRRVSPYTSGSENSPPRRGGEVCEKDSNSDADYYGYYTH, from the exons ATGGGCGGCATAGGCGGCAACCTCTACCTCAGCATGTTGAATGGGACTGAAACGCAAACTTTCGGAAAGAACTCCGACATCAGCAGTCACCTCCaccgaggcggcggcggcggctgcaaGGACCTAGCCGAGTTTAAAATGGGGATCCAGGACGCGAGGTTTTACTACCCGGATCCCGTCCAAGGCGGCCAGGACGCTCTGGCGCTGCCGTACCACTCGGACCCGGCGGTGGGAGGGTACGGAGCGCAGCCCGGCAGGTTTTACGCGCAGACCCTCGGCAGTTGCCCGTACGGCGGCGTGCGCTCACCGCCGAGGAGCGGAGCCGGGCAGGGCTACATCTCGGCGGCGGGCGACGGGTTCCCCACCGGCGGGAAAGACTTGTACTCTCCGTCTCAGGAGAATTACCAGGCGAGCTTTCAGCACGGCTTCCAGCGGCCGCCTCTCTACCCGCTACCTGGGCTACAGGTGTGCGGGAAGACGCAGGCTCTGCTCAATAACTACCCGCTGTGGGCCAAGTTCCACAAGTTCCAAACGGAGATGATCATCACCAAACAGGGGAG gaggaTGTTCCCCTTCCTGAGCTTCAACATCAGCGTTCTGGATCCGTCCGCCCACTACAACGTCTACGTGGACGTGGTTCTGGCGGACCAGCACCACTGGAGGTACCAGGGCGGCAAGTGGGTCCAGTGTGGGAAGGCAGAGGGCAACATGCCAG GGAACAGGATGTACATGCACCCCGACTCCCCCAACACGGGAGCTCACTGGATGAGGCAAGAAATGTCGTTCAGCAAACTCAAGCTCACCAACAACAAGGGCAGCACCAATAATGTGGCACAG atGATCATGCTCCAGTCGCTCCACAAGTACCAGCCTCGTCTTCACATcgtggaggtgaaggaggacggCTCGGAGGACGCCGTCCTCTCATCCAAAGCTCAGACCTTCATCTTCCCGGAGTTGCAGTTCATCGCTGTCACCGCATATCAGAACGCAGAC ATCACTCAGCTGAAAATAGACCATAACCCCTTCGCTAAAGGTTTCCGCGACAATTACGACAC GCTGTACGCTCCCCCCGACTCTGATCGCCTCACCCCCTCCCCGACAGAGAGCCAGCAGCTGCTGCCGGGAGGCTGCTTCCCTCAAGGCTACCTTTCGGAGCAGTACATGAGCCCCCTGCCCCAGAGCCGCTTCTTCGGCCGCGAGGCCATCGCCGTGGGCCCGCAGCTCAAAGACCCGTCGTCCAGCCCCGGGCCTCACAGCCGCTGGTACCTGCCGCCTCAGCAGGGCGTGGCCGCCAACCGGCTCGACTTCGCGTCCTCCTACGACGGGGACTTCTCCGGAAACGGTTTCTACAAGCCCTTCCCCTTGCAGACGTCCGCTCACCACGCGCTCGGCTACTACCCAGAGCATCCTTTTGCATCGACGAGCGTGTCCGTCTCCGGGGCCACCTCAGCGGGCTGGACCACCAGCCGGCCCACCCCTCAGTACCCCAGCCACCCGACTAAGCCCGCCCCGAGCCTGGGCTGGTTTAGGCCCAtatcgtcctcctcgtcctcctcatcttcttccacGTCGCCCGGCAACCCCCGGCTTCACCCGCCCTCGCTCCTCGAGTCCCTGCAGGAAAAGCCCAAAGACACTGCGGCGGTGCCGGCGGAGGACCCCTGGCTAGAGCCCCCCTCTGTGAAGTCGGCGGCCTCGGCCGACTCGGGCCTGTTCGAGGGCAccaagaagaggagggtgtCGCCGTACACGTCCGGCTCTGAAAACTCGCCGCCACGGCGCGGCGGAGAGGTCTGCGAGAAGGACAGCAACAGCGACGCAGACTACTACGGCTACTACACCCACTGA